The following are encoded together in the Scomber scombrus chromosome 7, fScoSco1.1, whole genome shotgun sequence genome:
- the clstn3 gene encoding calsyntenin-3 — protein sequence MDRMNFLSFLFLCLTSVATGNKANKHKPWIETEYQGIVMENDNTVLLNPPLFALDKDAPLHYAGEICGFRVHNGPSGSGSVQFEAVVLDRSTGEGLVRSKEPLDCESQREHSFTIQAYDCGEGPDGVNSKKSHKATVHVRVNDVNEFSPVFVERRYEASVPEGRLFDRIVRAEALDADCSPQYSQICFYDIITPNVPFAIDNDGNIKNTEPLDSKRQRVHTFWVTAFDCGKNRAQADAQVVVTVKPSCKPGWIGWTKRVEYTPGSGSIPLFPSLHLETCEETVWNIQATVELQTGHIGKGCDRDSYSDRSVRRLCGAVRGEVDLLPPPSPAANWTSALPTLPSSDSSLVFSFNGSNHVAVVPDSVVSALSGDHFTLQLWMRRGGANIQPATTQTRGNHKEEETIVCSTVKNDDSFSHYSLSVHGCRLSLFYWPDVSAARPVKFLWKLEQVCDSEWHHLSLSVQFPSVTLYVDGVTFDPALIHDNGAIPNPAPHQRMYIGACWEPEEKQKEILNNTIPEGKDSVKYVGGYHGLLSGVTVRPGSVEPHSVVECLYACREGLDFGDLETLGSGMKVHVNPSQSVLVLEGDDIESFNRAVQQVTYRNSLRFATPGVRPLKLTTSLRCFNEESCLSLKQLEGYLVVLQPDAPQISLSGVGPHLARPAPEFEGPRGVPLFPELRIVCSLSHAVNTAAQGMEGGALMSDAVAHTLDGCEVQPLGEELNPEREELLVDMDVVRERGLEIINTTAYIAITGAESISVYEDVLRSVRYRLAKGSARFERRFRLSCSEMNGRYTSNELTLEVNFLHSLDSLYHPSHLLASQQQFLHPSHHSGELSGHTLPNPHRNSVVPGAATVIIMVCVGFLVVMVILGVFRIRSIHRRGEGARGGAKEGGSQWDDSALTIIVNPMESYESRMGISADTEGEGEEDEEVAESPDDASDDQRIIIKKEGRDGNARRY from the exons ATGGACAGAATgaattttctctccttcctcttcctttgcTTGACTTCAGTTGCCACTGGCAACAAAG CCAATAAGCACAAGCCATGGATCGAGACAGAGTACCAGGGGATTGTTATGGAGAACGACAACACCGTGCTGCTCAATCCCCCACTCTTTGCCCTGGACAAAGATGCTCCACTACACTACGCCG GTGAGATTTGTGGTTTCCGGGTGCATAATGGCCcctcaggttcaggttcagtcCAGTTTGAAGCAGTGGTTCTGGACCGCTCCACTGGCGAGGGTCTGGTCCGGTCCAAGGAGCCTCTGGACTGCGAGAGCCAGCGGGAGCACAGCTTCACCATCCAGGCCTACGACTGTGGAGAGGGGCCCGATGGAGTCAACAGCAAGAAATCCCACAA GGCCACCGTGCACGTACGAGTGAACGACGTCAATGAGTTCTCCCCTGTGTTTGTCGAGCGTCGCTACGAGGCTTCGGTCCCAGAGGGGCGTCTGTTTGACCGAATTGTGCGCGCTGAGGCCCTTGATGCCGACTGTTCCCCGCAGTACAGCCAGATTTGCttctatgacatcatcactccCAATGTGCCCTTCGCTATTGATAACGACG GAAACATTAAGAACACTGAGCCGTTGGATTCAAAGCGTCAGCGTGTTCACACCTTCTGGGTGACCGCTTTTGACTGCGGAAAGAACCGTGCTCAAGCTGATGCCCAGGTTGTTGTCACTGTCAAGCCGTCCTGCAAACCCGGCTGGATCG GATGGACCAAGCGTGTAGAGTACACACCTGGGTCAGGCAGCATCCCCCTGTTCCCCAGCTTGCATTTGGAAACCTGTGAAGAGACCGTGTGGAACATCCAGGCCACCGTAGAGCTCCAGACCGGCCACATCGGGAAGGGCTGCGACAGAGACAGCTACTCTGACAGATCTGTGCGACGACTATGTG GTGCTGTGAGGGGTGAAGTGGACCTCCTCCCACCTCCATCGCCTGCAGCCAACTGGACCTCTGCGCTGCCTACGCTCCCCTCCTCCGACTCCTCTCTGGTTTTCTCCTTCAACGGCTCAAACCACGTTGCTGTGGTGCCTGACTCGGTTGTGTCAGCATTATCTGGCGACCATTTCACCCTCCAGTTGTGGATGCGAAGAGGGGGCGCCAACATTCAGCCTGCGACCACTCAGACCAGAGGAAATCATAAGGAAGAAGAGACGATCGTGTGCAGCACTGTTAAGAACG ATGACTCCTTCTCCCACTACTCTCTGTCCGTCCATGGCTGCCGCCTTTCTCTCTTCTACTGGCCCGACGTCTCAGCCGCACGGCCCGTCAAGTTCTTGTGGAAACTGGAGCAG gtgtgtgacagtgagtggCATCATCTTTCACTCAGTGTCCAGTTCCCCTCAGTGACCCTGTATGTCGATGGTGTGACCTTCGACCCCGCGCTCATCCATGACAATGGAGCCATCCCCAACCCTGCCCCCCACCAGAGGATGTACATCGGTGCTTGCTGGG AGCCAGAAGAGAAGCAGAAGGAGATACTGAACAACACCATCCCAGAGGGTAAAGACTCAG TGAAATATGTGGGTGGTTACCATGGCCTGTTGTCGGGGGTGACGGTGCGTCCTGGCAGCGTGGAGCCTCACAGTGTGGTGGAGTGTCTATATGCCTGCAGAGAAGGGCTGGACTTTGGAGACCTGGAGACTCTGGGCTCTGGCATGAAG GTTCATGTGAACCCCAGTCAGTCAGTGTTAGTGCTGGAGGGAGACGACATTGAAAGCTTTAACCGTGCAGTGCAGCAGGTCACCTACAGAAACTCACTACGCTTTGCCACCCCCGGAGTGCGGCCCCTCAAACTCACTACCTCGCTCAG ATGTTTCAACGAGGAGAGCTGCCTGTCCCTCAAGCAGCTGGAGGGCTACCTGGTGGTCCTCCAGCCTGACGCTCCTCAGATCTCTCTGTCTGGAGTCGGCCCCCATCTGGCTCGTCCTGCCCCTGAGTTCGAGGGCCCACGTGGCGTCCCACTTTTCCCAGAGCTCCGGATCGTCTGTTCACTGTCTCATGCTGTCAACACGGCTGCTCAGGGGATGGAGGGTGGAG CTCTAATGTCCGACGCCGTGGCTCACACTCTGGACGGCTGTGAGGTTCAACCTCTGGGAGAGGAGCTAAACCCAGAGAGGGAGGAGCTTCTAGTCGACATGGATGTTGTGCGAGAGAGGGGCCTGGAAATCATCAATACCACTGCATATATTGCCATCACAG GTGCTGAATCCATCTCTGTATACGAGGACGTCCTCCGCTCAGTCCGCTACCGGCTGGCTAAAGGCTCAGCCCGCTTCGAAAGGCGGTTCCGCTTGTCCTGCTCTGAGATGAATGGCAGATACACCAGCAATGAGTTGACTCTGGAG GTGAACTTCCTCCACTCTCTAGACAGCCTGTATCACCCGTCCCACCTGCTGGCCTCCCAGCAGCAGTTTCTACATCCATCACATCACTCTGGGGAGCTGAGTGGACACACCTTACCCAATCCGCACCGCAACTCAG tTGTGCCAGGAGCAGCCACCGTCATCATCATGGTGTGTGTGGGTTTCCTGGTTGTTATGGTGATACTCGGCGTTTTCCGAATTCGCTCAATCCATCGCCGTGGGGAAGGTGCCAGGGGTGGAGCGAAGGAGGGTGGCAGCCAATGGGACGATTCTGCCCTCACCATCATTGTCAACCCAATGGAG TCCTATGAGTCTCGTATGGGCATCTCTGCTGACACAGAgggagaaggggaggaagatgaagaggtaGCAGAGTCACCTGACGATGCGAGTGACGACCAGCGAATCATCATcaagaaggaggggagagatgGCAACGCCCGTCGCTATTGA